A genome region from Methylobacterium sp. FF17 includes the following:
- the recO gene encoding DNA repair protein RecO: MQWTDDGLVLGLRRQGETSVILELMTRDHGRHLGLVHGGRSRRMQPVLQPGNRVRATWRARLDESLGAFVVEPIESVAARLMGSGLALYGMSHLSGLLRLLSEREPHPELFAAACLLIDHLHDPDIAPPLMVRFELAILAELGFGLDLGVCAATGGNDALIYVSPRSGRAVSASAGEPYRDRLLALPDFLRARESGAPLPMTPDIRAVTEGFTLTGYFLDQHIWVPRAIPAPEERARFVALSTRNA, from the coding sequence ATGCAATGGACCGACGACGGGCTGGTGCTCGGTCTGCGCCGACAGGGCGAGACCAGCGTCATCCTGGAACTCATGACCCGCGATCATGGCCGCCACCTCGGGCTCGTGCATGGCGGGCGCTCGCGGCGGATGCAGCCGGTGCTGCAACCCGGGAACCGGGTTCGCGCCACTTGGCGGGCCCGCCTCGATGAGAGCCTTGGGGCGTTCGTGGTGGAGCCCATCGAGTCGGTGGCGGCCCGGCTGATGGGCTCGGGACTGGCACTCTACGGCATGAGCCATCTCTCCGGGTTGCTCCGCCTGCTCTCCGAGCGCGAGCCGCATCCCGAACTCTTCGCGGCGGCCTGCCTGCTCATCGACCACCTGCACGATCCCGACATCGCCCCACCCCTGATGGTGCGCTTCGAACTCGCAATCCTGGCCGAGCTCGGCTTCGGACTCGATCTCGGCGTCTGCGCCGCCACGGGGGGCAACGACGCGCTCATCTACGTCTCGCCCCGCAGCGGTCGAGCCGTCAGCGCCTCGGCCGGCGAGCCCTATCGTGACCGACTGCTGGCTCTCCCGGATTTCCTGCGCGCGCGCGAATCCGGTGCACCGCTTCCCATGACGCCGGACATCCGGGCCGTTACCGAGGGGTTTACCTTGACGGGGTATTTCCTCGATCAGCACATCTGGGTGCCGCGCGCCATCCCGGCCCCGGAGGAGCGTGCGCGCTTCGTTGCATTGAGCACGCGGAACGCCTAG
- a CDS encoding Ig-like domain-containing protein gives MSLVSMTVSRSAQEPGWVFSPSDQQSHSALWQGTAVRYSYSDDAKPGVLQNSASNTDDTGATFNTFSSMSGDVSFASYSTVGGTVAGSNMMTLDWQGDASAVITLNQAWSSTRGIDVAQFSGTSLVLQNWSDAWVHLSDNMDHAITLDGSKRGEVVLGNGNNTVVIGAENNDPYWTIGFKVVTGSGNDTITLGLSSRNYVGDTYDGALTKSWIDAGAGNDVVHGGTGDDVVYGGAGDDLIDTGTGNDDIWGGAGRNTITGGCGNDTAHFAGTAADYEIAISNGKVLIDGLGERSTLSGIELLSFADGTSVRVTPGASNDLVQVAADAATPELSTVLLSNDRAIDDCDTLRITAVDTTGTVGRVAFDAATGQLAYTASHQAALAEGEHGTDQFTYSVSDGRGGFSTATVTLDVVGTNDAVVLGSDASGPHSIVEAAKVTGSAARQSTSGELRFTDADLSDTHEATAGPANFSWSGGALGVD, from the coding sequence ATGAGTCTCGTATCGATGACGGTTTCTCGCTCGGCTCAAGAGCCGGGCTGGGTGTTTTCTCCCTCGGATCAGCAGAGTCATTCCGCCCTGTGGCAGGGAACTGCTGTGCGCTACAGCTATTCAGACGATGCGAAGCCTGGCGTCTTGCAAAACAGCGCGAGCAACACGGACGACACCGGGGCGACCTTCAACACGTTTTCGTCGATGTCCGGTGATGTCAGCTTCGCGAGCTACAGCACCGTCGGCGGCACGGTAGCGGGCTCCAACATGATGACGCTGGATTGGCAGGGTGACGCGAGCGCGGTCATCACCCTCAATCAGGCGTGGAGTTCGACCCGTGGCATCGATGTCGCTCAGTTCAGCGGCACGTCGCTGGTGCTCCAGAACTGGAGCGATGCCTGGGTTCATCTCTCCGACAACATGGATCATGCGATCACACTGGACGGGTCCAAGCGGGGTGAGGTCGTTCTGGGCAACGGCAACAACACCGTGGTCATCGGCGCCGAGAACAACGACCCCTACTGGACGATCGGGTTCAAGGTCGTGACGGGTTCCGGGAACGATACGATCACCCTGGGGCTGTCCAGTCGCAACTATGTCGGCGACACCTACGATGGCGCCCTGACGAAGAGCTGGATCGATGCCGGGGCCGGCAACGACGTCGTGCACGGTGGGACGGGAGACGACGTGGTTTATGGCGGCGCTGGCGATGACCTCATCGATACGGGTACCGGCAACGACGACATCTGGGGCGGTGCGGGCCGGAACACGATCACGGGCGGTTGCGGCAACGACACCGCGCATTTCGCCGGGACCGCTGCGGATTACGAAATCGCCATCAGCAACGGCAAGGTCCTGATCGATGGCCTCGGCGAGAGGAGCACGCTTTCCGGCATCGAGCTCTTGAGCTTCGCCGACGGAACATCGGTTCGTGTGACACCGGGTGCGAGCAACGATCTCGTCCAGGTCGCCGCCGACGCCGCGACGCCGGAGCTTTCGACGGTTCTTCTCAGCAATGATCGCGCGATCGACGATTGCGATACCCTCCGCATCACGGCGGTCGACACCACGGGCACCGTGGGACGCGTCGCCTTCGATGCTGCCACCGGCCAACTGGCCTATACGGCCTCGCACCAGGCCGCCCTCGCCGAGGGCGAGCATGGGACGGATCAATTCACCTATTCGGTCAGTGATGGCCGGGGTGGCTTCAGCACCGCGACCGTGACGCTCGACGTCGTCGGTACGAACGATGCGGTGGTGCTGGGTTCCGACGCCTCGGGGCCGCACTCCATCGTGGAGGCTGCGAAGGTCACCGGCAGCGCGGCCCGGCAGTCCACCAGCGGCGAACTCCGCTTCACCGATGCCGACCTGTCGGACACACACGAGGCCACGGCCGGTCCTGCCAATTTCTCCTGGTCCGGGGGTGCCCTGGGCGTCGATTAG
- the parC gene encoding DNA topoisomerase IV subunit A, with translation MGQPFEPPSGSDGIESVELKSALEDRYLAYALSTIMHRALPDARDGLKPVHRRILFAMRLLKLDPTSAFKKCARIVGDVIGKYHPHGDTAAYDALVRMAQDFAQRYPLVDGQGNFGNIDGDNAAAQRYTEARMTEVARLLLEGLDDDSVDFRPNYDGQEEEPVVLPAAFPNLLANGSQGIAVGMATSIPPHNAAELCDAALYLIGHPEATSAQLLTFVKGPDFPTGGILIDSAESITEAYRTGRGGFRVRARWAKEDLGRGTWTIVVTEIPYGVQKARLIEKLAELLQERKLPLLADVRDESAEDVRIVLEPRARNVDPVILMESLFRLTELESRISLNMNVLVGGLVPRVIGLAEALREWLDHRRVVLQRRSRHRLGQIDRRLEILGGLLIVYLDLDEVIRIIREEDEPKPSLMKRFELTEIQANAILDTRLRSLRKLEEMEMKRELAALTQEKEGIEGLLGSDKLQWADITKQIRAVKKTFGPETKIGARRTTLENPPDTAGIDFAAAMVEREPITVIVSNKGWIRALKGHVADLSGVAFKGDDGLKLAFPSETTAKILVLASNGKVFTLEAAKLPGGRGFGDPIRLMVDFDDGTEIVAALPYQPGTKLLVAASDGRGFLAPADALVANTRKGKGIMGLDEPATAAVLVPAAGDHVAVCSADRLMLVFPLSELPEMVRGKGVRLQRCRQTTLTDAHVFTLAEGLPWRETGGEARLANASILEKWMGHRSDAGALMTRSFPKFERFGK, from the coding sequence ATGGGCCAGCCCTTCGAGCCGCCATCGGGGTCCGACGGCATCGAGAGCGTCGAGCTGAAATCCGCGCTGGAGGACCGCTACCTCGCCTATGCGCTCTCGACCATCATGCACCGGGCGCTGCCCGATGCGCGCGACGGCCTGAAGCCGGTCCATCGCCGCATCCTGTTCGCGATGCGCCTCCTGAAGCTCGACCCGACCTCGGCCTTCAAGAAATGCGCCCGCATCGTCGGCGACGTCATCGGCAAGTATCATCCGCACGGCGACACCGCGGCCTACGACGCGCTGGTGCGCATGGCCCAGGACTTCGCGCAGCGCTATCCGCTGGTCGACGGCCAGGGCAATTTCGGCAACATTGACGGCGATAACGCTGCCGCCCAGCGCTACACCGAGGCCCGGATGACGGAGGTCGCGCGCCTCCTGCTCGAAGGCCTCGACGATGATTCGGTGGATTTTCGCCCGAACTACGATGGGCAGGAGGAGGAGCCGGTGGTGCTTCCCGCCGCCTTCCCGAACCTGCTCGCCAACGGCAGCCAGGGCATTGCGGTCGGCATGGCGACCTCGATCCCGCCTCATAACGCGGCCGAACTCTGCGACGCGGCGCTCTACCTGATCGGCCATCCGGAGGCGACCTCGGCCCAGCTCCTCACCTTCGTGAAGGGGCCGGACTTCCCCACCGGTGGCATCCTCATCGACAGCGCGGAATCCATTACCGAGGCCTATCGCACCGGACGTGGGGGATTTCGCGTGCGTGCGCGCTGGGCCAAGGAGGATCTGGGTCGCGGTACCTGGACTATTGTGGTCACCGAGATCCCTTACGGTGTGCAGAAGGCGCGCCTCATCGAGAAGCTCGCCGAGCTCCTGCAGGAGCGAAAGTTGCCCCTGCTGGCCGATGTGCGCGACGAATCGGCCGAGGACGTTCGCATCGTGCTCGAGCCCCGCGCCCGCAACGTCGATCCCGTCATCCTGATGGAATCGCTGTTCCGGCTGACCGAGCTCGAATCGCGCATCTCCCTCAACATGAACGTACTGGTGGGTGGGCTCGTCCCCCGCGTCATCGGGCTCGCCGAAGCCCTGCGCGAGTGGCTCGATCACCGTCGTGTCGTGCTCCAGCGCCGCTCGCGCCACCGCCTCGGCCAGATCGACCGGCGCCTCGAGATCCTCGGCGGCCTCCTCATCGTCTATCTCGACCTCGACGAGGTCATCCGCATCATCCGCGAGGAGGACGAGCCGAAGCCCTCCCTCATGAAGCGGTTTGAGCTTACTGAGATCCAGGCCAACGCCATCCTCGACACGCGCCTGCGCTCGTTGCGCAAGCTGGAAGAGATGGAGATGAAGCGCGAACTCGCCGCGCTGACGCAGGAGAAGGAGGGGATCGAGGGCCTGCTCGGTTCCGACAAGCTGCAATGGGCCGACATCACCAAGCAGATCCGCGCGGTGAAGAAGACCTTCGGCCCCGAGACCAAGATCGGCGCGCGGCGCACCACCCTGGAGAACCCGCCCGATACCGCCGGCATCGATTTCGCCGCCGCCATGGTCGAGCGCGAGCCGATCACAGTGATCGTCTCGAACAAGGGCTGGATCCGCGCGCTCAAGGGCCATGTCGCCGACCTCTCGGGCGTCGCCTTCAAGGGCGACGACGGCCTGAAGCTGGCCTTTCCGAGCGAGACCACGGCCAAGATCCTTGTGCTGGCCTCGAACGGTAAGGTCTTCACCCTGGAGGCGGCCAAGCTGCCCGGCGGGCGCGGCTTCGGCGATCCGATCCGCCTGATGGTGGATTTCGACGACGGTACCGAGATCGTCGCGGCCTTGCCCTACCAGCCGGGCACGAAGCTCCTGGTTGCGGCCTCCGACGGGCGTGGCTTCCTGGCCCCGGCGGACGCGCTGGTGGCCAACACCCGCAAGGGCAAGGGCATCATGGGCCTCGACGAACCCGCCACCGCTGCGGTGCTGGTACCGGCTGCCGGCGACCACGTGGCCGTGTGCAGCGCCGACCGGCTGATGCTGGTTTTCCCGCTCAGTGAATTGCCCGAGATGGTGCGCGGCAAGGGCGTGCGCTTGCAGCGCTGCCGCCAGACCACCCTCACCGATGCCCACGTCTTCACTCTGGCCGAGGGCTTGCCCTGGCGCGAGACCGGCGGCGAGGCGCGGCTCGCGAATGCGAGCATCCTGGAGAAGTGGATGGGGCACCGCTCGGATGCGGGCGCACTGATGACGCGCAGCTTCCCGAAATTCGAGCGATTCGGGAAATAG
- a CDS encoding VCBS domain-containing protein, whose product MLRTASVLDLQVSDSTGTGAGSVQFAYGAADKTFDFLGKGETLTVSYDVRVADGYGSSNTQAVSILVTGANDGPVALADIAGVGQCSTVKVGAASGVLANDRDADLRDTLSVTAISNDCGSSTVSAGSAGTLRGDYGTLTLKSDGSYAYKTDLAGLIKQVLNCDLVAQDTFTYTASDGNGGTTKSTLTMTVANPFQTYVQGTDGNDTLSASTSKTVVGKFFGLSESAILDGGNGNDTLIGGNNCDVLIGGGGNNRMTGGGASDTFVFGKQAGASIVTDFKAGLDEIQFDKDVFSNFAAVKSHAVQVGSDVLITADADYTITLQNIALKNLKVADFHFA is encoded by the coding sequence GTGCTGAGGACGGCGAGCGTCCTCGACCTGCAGGTCTCCGACAGCACGGGCACTGGGGCAGGCAGCGTTCAGTTCGCCTATGGCGCCGCCGACAAGACCTTCGATTTCCTGGGCAAGGGCGAGACGCTGACCGTCAGCTACGACGTGCGGGTCGCCGATGGGTACGGCTCTTCGAACACGCAGGCCGTCAGCATCCTGGTGACGGGCGCCAACGATGGCCCGGTGGCCCTGGCGGATATCGCCGGCGTCGGCCAGTGCTCGACGGTGAAGGTGGGCGCAGCCTCCGGGGTGCTGGCGAACGATCGGGATGCCGACCTGCGCGACACCCTTTCGGTGACTGCGATCTCCAACGATTGTGGAAGCTCGACGGTCTCTGCTGGTTCGGCAGGCACGTTGCGGGGTGATTACGGCACCCTGACGCTGAAGTCGGATGGGTCTTACGCCTACAAGACGGATCTGGCCGGCCTGATCAAGCAGGTGCTGAACTGCGATCTGGTGGCGCAGGACACCTTCACCTACACGGCGTCGGACGGAAACGGCGGGACGACCAAGAGCACGCTCACCATGACGGTCGCGAACCCCTTCCAGACCTACGTCCAGGGAACCGATGGCAACGACACGTTGTCAGCCTCGACCTCCAAGACGGTGGTGGGCAAGTTCTTCGGCCTCAGCGAATCCGCGATCCTCGATGGTGGAAACGGCAACGATACCCTCATCGGCGGCAACAATTGCGACGTGCTGATCGGGGGTGGCGGAAACAATCGGATGACCGGCGGCGGCGCTTCGGACACCTTCGTGTTCGGGAAACAGGCGGGCGCATCGATCGTCACGGATTTCAAGGCCGGCCTCGACGAGATCCAGTTCGACAAGGACGTGTTCAGCAACTTCGCCGCCGTGAAGAGTCATGCGGTTCAGGTCGGATCGGACGTGCTCATCACGGCGGACGCCGATTACACCATCACCCTGCAGAACATCGCCTTGAAAAACCTCAAGGTCGCCGACTTCCACTTCGCGTAA
- a CDS encoding gamma-glutamylcyclotransferase — protein sequence MPDTPLALSLDLIARAHPSPVADDATALALMTDAELAPGLAAALAARPMPAEGLWVFGYGSLIWQPEFAYSERRVGTVRGYHRRFCLLQRRFRGSADNPGLVLALDAGGTCEGVAFRLTGAEAAETLLPVWRREMRGNGYLGRWVPVETAAGTIQALTFLVNPQSDRYTGPISEEAIADRIASGAGHLGPSAEYLFRTVAACLAEGIHCPHLLTLQALVAERLEDRLRTEGVRPPVS from the coding sequence ATGCCGGACACCCCCCTCGCCCTCAGCCTCGACCTCATCGCCCGCGCGCATCCCAGCCCGGTGGCCGACGACGCCACGGCGCTGGCCCTGATGACCGATGCCGAACTGGCCCCTGGCCTCGCCGCCGCCCTGGCGGCACGGCCGATGCCGGCGGAGGGGCTCTGGGTGTTCGGCTACGGGTCCCTGATCTGGCAGCCCGAATTCGCCTATTCCGAGCGGCGGGTCGGCACGGTACGAGGCTACCATCGACGCTTCTGCCTGCTGCAGCGGCGCTTTCGCGGCAGCGCGGACAATCCCGGCCTCGTCCTCGCTCTCGATGCGGGGGGCACCTGCGAAGGCGTCGCGTTCCGCCTGACCGGCGCGGAGGCCGCCGAGACGCTGCTTCCGGTCTGGCGGCGGGAGATGCGCGGCAACGGCTATCTCGGGCGCTGGGTGCCGGTGGAGACGGCGGCCGGCACGATCCAGGCGCTGACATTCCTGGTGAACCCGCAGAGCGACCGCTACACGGGCCCAATCTCCGAAGAGGCCATCGCCGACCGGATCGCATCCGGGGCCGGCCATCTCGGCCCCAGCGCCGAGTACCTGTTCCGCACGGTCGCCGCCTGCCTCGCCGAAGGCATCCATTGCCCGCACCTGCTGACGCTGCAGGCGCTGGTGGCGGAACGGCTGGAGGACCGGCTACGCACGGAAGGCGTGCGGCCACCCGTCAGCTGA
- a CDS encoding branched-chain amino acid ABC transporter substrate-binding protein gives MTARSASIFVTVLTLAAWLGIGGAQAQIRIGLSAPLTGPDAAFGLGLRLGAEQAVADLNRAGGVEGQRLVLVVADDAGDGKQGLAVARLFAAERVGLVVGPFNAGVAGLVLPAYEEAGIVAVLPGTSVTSLTAKGLWNVFRTGPNDAEQGARAGAYLTERHAGQRIGLVHDKSPYGRGLAEAVSRSLKGKGQPEVAFEPLARGERDASGLAARLKRARVDAVYFGGLAPEAIVLLRGLREAGMSVALVGSDGLRDPAFAQAGPMAEGTVMTVAPDPRRLPETKGARPLRTPEADMVAPLAYAAVEVLRQGLAGAPPITGGVPDGKAVAQYLHQGQPIRTVLGELAYDAKGDLKSDPRRPAAILQVWKRTPDGRLDYAGNEVAY, from the coding sequence ATGACCGCCCGCAGCGCTTCGATCTTCGTCACGGTCCTGACCCTCGCCGCATGGCTCGGCATCGGCGGTGCGCAGGCGCAGATCCGGATCGGGCTCTCGGCGCCGCTGACGGGTCCGGATGCTGCTTTCGGCCTGGGCCTGCGCCTCGGTGCGGAGCAGGCGGTGGCCGACCTCAACAGGGCCGGCGGCGTCGAGGGGCAACGCCTCGTTCTGGTGGTGGCGGACGATGCCGGCGACGGCAAGCAGGGGCTCGCGGTGGCGCGACTGTTCGCGGCCGAGCGTGTCGGGCTCGTGGTCGGTCCCTTCAACGCGGGCGTGGCGGGTCTCGTCCTGCCGGCCTACGAGGAGGCCGGCATCGTCGCGGTGCTGCCGGGGACCAGCGTCACGAGCCTGACAGCGAAGGGCCTCTGGAACGTGTTCCGCACGGGCCCGAACGATGCAGAGCAGGGCGCGCGGGCCGGTGCCTACCTCACCGAGCGCCATGCCGGCCAGCGCATCGGCCTCGTGCACGACAAGAGTCCCTATGGGCGCGGCCTCGCCGAGGCGGTCTCCCGTAGTCTCAAGGGAAAGGGCCAGCCCGAAGTCGCCTTCGAGCCTCTGGCACGCGGCGAGCGGGACGCTTCGGGACTAGCGGCCCGGCTGAAGCGAGCGCGGGTGGACGCGGTGTATTTCGGAGGGCTCGCCCCGGAAGCGATCGTGCTGCTGCGCGGCCTGCGTGAGGCCGGGATGAGCGTGGCCCTGGTGGGCAGCGATGGGCTCCGCGATCCAGCCTTCGCACAGGCAGGGCCGATGGCCGAGGGCACGGTGATGACCGTGGCGCCCGATCCGCGCCGGCTCCCCGAGACGAAGGGCGCGCGTCCCCTCCGGACACCGGAGGCAGACATGGTCGCGCCCCTCGCCTACGCGGCGGTGGAGGTCCTGCGCCAGGGCCTTGCGGGTGCGCCACCCATCACGGGCGGGGTACCGGATGGAAAAGCGGTCGCGCAGTACCTGCACCAGGGCCAACCGATCCGGACGGTGCTCGGCGAATTGGCCTACGACGCGAAGGGCGACCTCAAATCCGACCCGCGCCGCCCCGCCGCCATCCTGCAGGTTTGGAAGCGGACGCCGGACGGACGCCTCGACTACGCGGGGAACGAGGTCGCGTACTGA
- the infA gene encoding translation initiation factor IF-1 — protein MAKEELMQFDGLVIEILPDARYRVQLDQGHEIVAYTAGKMKKNRIKTLAGDRVTVEMSPYDLEKGRLVFRHKDERSSGPRPPMRGQFRRR, from the coding sequence ATGGCGAAAGAAGAGTTGATGCAGTTCGACGGTCTCGTGATCGAGATCCTGCCGGACGCGCGCTACCGCGTGCAGCTCGACCAGGGCCACGAGATCGTGGCCTACACGGCCGGCAAGATGAAGAAGAACCGCATCAAGACTCTGGCGGGTGACCGCGTCACCGTCGAGATGTCACCCTACGACCTGGAGAAGGGACGCCTCGTGTTCCGTCACAAGGACGAGCGTTCCTCGGGTCCCCGCCCGCCGATGCGTGGACAGTTCCGCCGCCGCTGA